The following DNA comes from candidate division TA06 bacterium.
CGCTTCGTTGGTCAGCTGCACCGGGTTCAGCCAGGTTTTCCCGCTGTCAACGGAGGCCACCCCGAAGATCTCGTCATTGTTGGTAGTCTTGCCATAGTCGTTATAGATGGCGTAGATGTTGCCGGCCGCATCGGAACTCAAAGTCGGAAAGTTGACGCCGCCGCCGTTCAAGTCGCCAGGGGTAACGCCGGCCAGGTTGCTGGGGATGCCGGAGATACGCTTGACGGTCCAGGCGCTGAAGTCGCCGGCCGTGGTCGGGAAGTAGACGAACAAGCCCTGGCCGTTCCAGGTGCCGTCCTGCCAGGTGAACAAAAAATACGGCCGGTCGCCGATCCAGGCGCCGTCGTACATGTACCACCAGCCGCCCCACCAGTACTGCGGGTAGGGGGTAAACATCTGCATGGCGCCCCAAGTCACGCCGCCGTCCACCGAGATCTTATAGGCCGGGAAGAAGCCGGCGTATCCGCTGTGGGCGTTAGACAGCAGGGTATCGCCGACGAGGTCCATGAAGGCCACCACGGTGTCGCCGCTGCCCGAGATCAGCCAGTCGGCTTCGTCCAGGTCCCAGCCCTGCCCGGAGATCTCGTTGTAGCAAAACTTGTTCCAGCCATAGGGCAGGGGCTCCCGGTCAAAGGGGGGCACCCAGCTGGCGCCCAGGTTGTTGGAAAGCACCATGTGGATGGAAAAGTCGCTACCCGGAAATGCACCGTGGCTAAAGGCCGACATCATCAGCTTGGTGCCCTTAACGCCGATGGAGGGAATATACCAGGCCGCCGAGTCCCGGGCCAGGGTGTCGTAGCTGGTCCACAGTCCGCCCCCGATCCCGCCGTCGTCCCTGGACCACTGGATTGCGTGGATGGCCCGGTCCTGCCAGACGATATAGGGCAAACCGGCGTTGTCCAAGGCCAGCCCGTTGTAAATCCTGGCGTTCATATTGGAGGCGATGGTCTGGGTTCCCCAGTTAGCGCCGCCGTCGTTGGAATAGCCGAACACCAGGTTGCAGGGGCTTCCGGCCACGCCGAACGCCATGGCAATGTTGGTCCCAGTGGGATCAACTATTATGCTTTTGCCGGTCATGGCTGCAGTACTGCGCCAGGCATCAGCGTAGCCGGTAGGACTGACCACTACCCCAACGCCGGGCAGCTTGGCATGGAAGGCTTTGACCATTGGGGCGTCGCCGTCCTTGGTCACTAAGTTGGTTCTGGGATCCATTTTTTTGGCGTCGGCCACCATGGCCAGAGCCATTGCCAGAGCCAGGCACAAAATCAAACCTTTTTTCATGGGTTGGACTCCTTTTTTATGTTTAGATTTACTGTATCCCCAGATTTTCACAGATTTTTTTAGGCATCTATAAATGGGAGCAAATCTTCATTTGACATTATTCTCCCCCAATCATGATATCTGCGCCATCTGCGGATGGTTTATGGTAATACTGACCGGCGGGCTTTCCGGCCGGTTTTTCCCGTGGTTGTCGCCTTGCTTAAAGCAAGATTCTTCGCCGTCACCTCCTTTCGTATTTTTTCATAATCAATCTTTCTGCTATTCTAAAAGATTATCACTTTTCGGCAAGTTTGTCAATAGCTTACGTAAAATATTTTAAAATATTTTTTGCGGGAACAGGAATCCGGGGAACCTGCCCGCTAAAGCTTGTCCTGAGCAAACCTGTGGTGAGTGACTTGTACTGAGCTTGCCGAAGTAAGCCGAACCAGTCGAAGGAACACGAAAAAACCACCAAATATTTTGTGCCCCTTCGACGCAACCCAGATGATGTTTTTTGTGGGCAAAGTAATTAAAGTTAAAGCTGCGTCCTGAATGGTGCCTCGGCTATTTACCGGCTGGTCCAGCGGGTGTACACCAGCCCGGCGATGATGGAGATGAATCCGGCCAAAAATATTCCCGCCGCCTCCAGGCTCCGGCTCTGGCAGATCTGCATCAACTGGTCGGTGCGGGAGGGGTCCAGCCGGGGATAGATGGCCAGCGGCAGAAAATGGAACAGTGCCCCCAGCCCCAGAAAGATGGCGCCCGCCAAGGGCAGCGCCCAGATAACCGAGGGGCGGCGGATGATGGCCAACAGCCGTTTTAATATCCGGGAATAGTATAAAAACGAAACGCCGAACAGGGCCACGGCTACGGCAAAAAGCAGTTCGGCTGGGATGGAGACTTCCATGAGACGACCTCCTTGGCTTGTGGTTTTAAAAGGAACGTGATTTTTTAAAAGGCCTAACTTGGACCACCGCATCATGTGGGGCAGGCAAGCCGGGACCAAATTCGAAATCCGAAGCACGAATCTCGAAACAAAATCAAATGTTCAAAAAACAATGATAAAAATCGGTTTGCCCGCGATCTGATGTGGTTTTCTGGCTTTCCGGCCATTCGGTCATTCGAATTTGTTTCGGATTTCGTGCTTCGAATTAATAATTCGGAAGAAACTACTTGACCGCGGCGGCCGGTTTGGAAGCGGAAACGGCGCCTGGGGCCGGGGCCGGCTTTTTGACCGGGGTGACCACGCGCTTGAATTTTAGGGCGCCCAGAAAGGATAATACTCCGGACAGCAGAAAGAAGGCGTAGGCTATCCAGGACTGAAGGACGTTAAGCTTGACCTGGCTGGCAAAGGCGATGATCTGGATTACCGCATAGACCAGCACTCCGGAAGGCGCGAAGATCATGTACTGCCAGTCGGTCTTCTTGCGCAGCACGATCTCGTACTTCCGGGCGATCAGCCCGAACAGCACGCAGGCCACCCACAGCAGGACGCTTCCCAGGATGGTGACCAGGTTGGTGACCGTCACATACCACAGGTACTCGCCGGGATAAAGCAGTTGTTTGAACATTTGACTCTCCTTCAAATCAGAGTTTTAAAAGCAGAAGGCAAAATAATTGGTCAGATGCTTGGCCTGCTCCGTTTTGCCTTTGCGTTTTTGATCATGGTAACAAAAATGGCCGTCAGTTCACTTGTTTCATCCCATGCAGACTGCGCTTCCGGAGCGCTAATCGTGCCGCTTTCTGAAATTAACTCCAGCCAATACCCGGTCTCATCAAGCTCCTGAAGCGATATGTTCGCTTTTGAGCAGAATTCCCGGGTTGACCTGGCCCGCGTCGCTTCCCGGTAATTGGCGCCCACCGATGTGCCAGACCGCAGCATCTGCTTTCCCAAAATTTTGCCGATGTCACTTTTAGGCAATTTACAATAGAGGTTGATAATTTGTAATGCGTATCGTTTTGTCCGTAATTTCAGATCGACCATGACTTCGTTGTTTCTATTTTTGTTTTTGTTTTTTACCCTGAGCCCTTCGGTTCAACTCAGGGTAAACTCTGCCGAAGGGCTGCTTTCGTTTTCTTTTCGTTTTCTGCTTTCGTTTTCTTGTTGTTTCATTTCAGCAAAAGCATCATCCTATCGGCCATCTGCTTGGCAGCCGAAGGCCCGATGATCATGGCGGCGTCCTTCTGCAGACCGTAACAGAATTTCATCACCGGATCGCGCAGCAGTTTTTCCTTGGAGATCTTGTGGTCAGTCATTTGGTTCTGGAAGATGTCCGGGCCCAGCTCGCCCAAAAATTCCTCGGCTACCGCCAGGATCTTGTCCAGCACCGCAGGCTCCAACGGAGCTGCTGGGACCGGGGCCGGCTTGGGCGGAGCCGGAGGCGCCGCCGGCTTGGCTACCGGGACCGGGATTGCCTGTGTCGGAACGGCTGGAGCCTTTACCGCCGGGGTGGGGGCGGGCGGGGCCGGGGCCGCAGTTATGGGAGCAGTTTTGGGTTGTACGACAGGCGCAGCCTGTTTGGCCGCCGGGACCGGAGCTGGCGGAGCGAGAATGACCGGGGCCGGGGCGGCCGGAGCCGCAGTTAAATTTTTGATCTCGGTCAGGGCGCCGTCCAAGGCGGCGTCTATTACTGCGGCGTCGGCGGTGGCGTCGGTTAGAAGGTTCAGGTAACCCTTGTCGGCGCGGCGGATGAAAAGCCTGATCCCCCGGGAGTTGACCATCATCTTGGTTATTTGGAACTGGGCCACCTGGTTCAGGGCGTCAAAGGTCTGGGCCAGCACCATCACCGCTCGCTGGGCGTTTTCCTTGGCGAAGCTTTTGGACAGGGTTTGGGAAACAAAACTATTATCGTCGCCCACGAAGAAACTGCCGGTCACGCCCTGCTGGCTGGAAAGTTGGATGAGGACCTCTTCCATATTCACGGCCTCACCTCTTTTCCGTAGCCAGCCGCGAGATCACGGTCTGGAATTTTTGTTTGACCTCCACGAACCCCAAAGAGGCGATGGCTTTTTTACAGGTCAAATTAACTAACTTTTCAAAGGCGTCGCCCACCTCTTTTTTGGAGATGTCTGCCTTTACCCCTTCGTTACGGGATATCTGTCCCGGGCCGGCGGCCACCATTTTGGCCAGGCGCCCCGAGGGATCGACGTTCTTGATCTCGCGGGCCAGCAGTTCCCGCCACTCGGGGGCCTTTTCGCCCTTGGCCCCGAATTCCTCCAGCAGCAGGTTGACCAGGATCATTTTTTGCTTAAGCAGTTCCTCGGCCTCGGATATTTCGGCCATCTTGCTTTCCGACAGCAGGTCCAGGGGGCTAGGCTGCAGCACCCACCAAGGAGACTGGGCCGGGTCCAGGTCCACTCCCAGGTAGACCGTCTGGTGGGGCAGGATCAGCATTTTATGGTTTTGGCCCTCGGCCAGCACCGAGCTGAGCTCCCCCAGTGCCAGATTGGAGGAGATGACCTCGGCCGCTGAACCCAAAAAGGCCACCACCTCTCCCAGATTTCCAGGCGCCCCGGCGGAGGCCTTGACCATCGTTCCATCTTCCTTGGCCACCGCCACGGAGTGCCGGACCGCCTCCATCTTTAAAACGCTTTCCACTAATTCGGCCGGGTCTTTAGCCATATTGGCTCCTGAGTTAATTTAAGTATACGGAGAAAAGTTGCGCTGTATTTACTTGAGAAATAACGCAACGTCACGGCTCTGCGGCGGGACTTCGTCCGTAGCAGCCGATGTTAAGCGTCTGCCTCGGTCAGAATAGGCGACTCTGAATGTGGTGGGCGTCTTTGGATAGGAACTCTCTGATGATGTAGTCAGACCATGGTTCCTCGTTATGGGCTGTATTCATCTCCTGCACAATCTCATCAAGACCTACAAACTTGCCGCTTAGAGAGGTCCCGCGCCTCTCGAAGAACTCGGCATTGCTCAGCGCGACTTCGACGTCGTCAGTTGGGGCTCGCCATTCATACACAATTGCGACATGCTTGACAGAGGATTTACCGTCTTCCAGATAGACAGCCCCCAAGAGCGTGACACTGTCGGCTGTTACTCGCAACCGAAGTTCCTCCTCAAGTTCCCTTGTAATGCATTTCAGAATGGCCTGGCCAGTATGGTTGTCTTCGCGTCGCACGTGTCCTCCCGCCCAGACAACCATCTTCTCATGGAGGGGGTTTGCTTCGGATCTCTCACGTCGGCGCAAGCGGAGTACCTGACCTGATGCATTGCGTACGACCACGACTGGAAGAGCTTGAACTAGTCCGGTGTCGGCTTCCACTTCTTGTCTGGGTGCATATTTCCCGGAACTCTGAAAAATCGCCACCAAGTCTCTTGCACTATTCACGTCGATTGTTGTCGCGCTTTGGAAGACACCTTTCACTTCAGTTCTGGGTAGATGAAGTATTTCTTCCTGAAGTTGCTGTTCGATGAGCGACAGTACCAGTTCAGCAACCTTCTCCGCTGTGAATTGGGGTTTGTTCTTAGTCTCCTCATCAGATGTGCTCACTTCGAACACCCTGAAAAGGGCTTGCATATCTTTCGCTGTCTCTCGAGCGACAATAGTCATCTGCTGCAGCACAGACTCATTCATTATCGACCCTCTAGCACCAACGACAGGGAGCATGCCTTGTTCGCGTTGCATTGAGTCTGCCGGGGAAGCCGTCATGAGGATAACGCCGGTGATGCGTTCCCTCCAGTCCGGGATAACCAGGAAGTCCTCCACGATCTTCCTCTCCGACGGCCGGAGACGTTGCAGCCTTTCCATGAGACGCAACCAACAGATCGAGTCGAATATCCCACGATCCAAGATAAGAATTTGCGGGTCTTCTGCTCTTGGTGGTGTCTGCGTCTTCTCAAGAAGCTGGGACAGTGTAGTGCATGCCGTCCAGATGTTGAAGTTGACGTGTTTCTTATCCTTTATCGGGCATACAGAAGCCCGTTCAACGACTATCTCAACCTTGAAGCCGCATCTTTTGAGGAAAGTGTTTATCTGGCTCAGGGTTGTAGTCTTGCCGGCTTTTGGCGTACCAGCAAATTCGATGACTATCGTTTTCCTTGCAGTTTCTGGGAACAGGGAAGCAGCTCTTTCTGCCCTCTCTTGTAGATTTGATTTATTTTGTATACTCATCTTTACCTCTGGAGTTTCTCTGGCGCCCAATCAGAGCACTTGAGTATGCCTGGGCTTGGTTTATTTCAGCGAACGGGCCTGGGCGGTCTGGTATTTATGTTTGCCCAGCATGGGTCCGAATTCTTTCAGCCCTTTTTTATGAACGGTATCGGACAACCTCTCCCAGATCTCTATCAGCTCTTCTTTGGTGACATCGGACAGGGGGCCGGGCGCTATGTTCAGCCGGTCGGCCCCGAATTCCAAATGGCGGGCCATCCGGCCGCCCTTGTCCAGATCGGACAGAGAGGCCTTTAACATCTCCAGGTACGACGCCACTCCGGTGCCCTTGACGCCGAACTCGTCCAGCAGCAGATTGACGAAATTTACCTTGTCCTTGAACAGGCGCTCCATCTCCTTGGGATCCATCACCAGGTTCTTGGCCAAAAGCCAGGCCACGGTCTTGACCACTTCGAACATCCCCAGCTTGCTGTCGGCCACTATCTGGCGGATGTCCCGCTTGCCGTTGACCAGGGCCATGATGGTCCAGTCGCTGCGGCGGATAGTGACGGCCGATTCTTCGGGGGCCTGGGCGGTGCGGGCCAGCACGGTGTCCAGCGGCGGCAGGGTTTTCAGTATCTCGGCCATCTCGGTGCGGCGGCGCTCCCCCTCCTCCAGTATCTTCCCGGCCCCGTCCTTGATGGTGACCTCGGGGGACTTGACCCCGGCGGTGTATTTGGCCTCGCCCAAGGTCTCCAGACAAAGGTTGAACACCGCCTCCGGTCCCTTGATGTCGCCCAGAATGGCATGAACGGTGTCGCCCTTGTCAAAATAAACTTCGCCAAAGCTGTTTTTGGCCTTGACCGTCAACACTCCGGTTTTTTTAAAGTGGGATAAAAAGTAAATTATCTCCGAAAGAGTAAAATCGGAGAGGTCGGCCTGCAAGCCCATAATATGGTTTGTCTTAAAATTAGACGGCTCGGTTTAATCGGAAGCGTGCCTTTTAAATCCATTAACCTATTAGTGTAAACCAAAACAATAAATCTGTCAATAAAAAAATTGCGCTTTTATAAAATATTCACCTGGGGCAGATATTTTTCCGCTTCTTGTAACTCGTTGGAAGTTATGGAACCCTGGAAAAATTCCGCGGCCCAGGCCAGCTTGAAGCCCTGCAACATGCAACCGGCTGCCTCTTCAAAACCGACTTTTCTGCCCAGCAGTTCCCCGGCCGTGGCGGCGTTGGCTTCAGCCGGCTGGCGGTAGAACGGCGCCAGATTCTGGTCCTGGGCTAAAAGCAGCGATCCCTGCTGCAGAATGACCCCCTGGATCCGGCGCTGGGCGCTGCCCAGCATTTTTTTGCCCGAGGCCGTGATCTCGTAGCGCCCGGCGGCGGCGAAGCACAGCGGCGAATCCTTGACGCTGGCTCCGACGCTTTGCGAGCGCTGCAGTTCGGATTTGATCCCCAATTGTTTCAATCCCAGCACCAGGGCCTGGGCAATGGTGCAGTATGTATTTAAGACCGGACCGCCCAGAAGCGGATTGTCCTGCAATGCTATCACGCTATAGGTGAATTCGTTGAAATGGAACACCGCCCGGCCGCCGGTGGGCCGCCGGACCACTTTGACCCCGGCCCGGCGGCAGGCCTCCAGATCCAATTGCTCCGCGTCCTGATTGTATCCCAGAGATATGGTGGGCTGCGCCCAGTCGTAAAAGCGCAGCACCGGCTCCGATGTTCTATTTCGGACCGAACCGGCCAGGGCCAAGTCCAAAGCCATGTTGAAAGCCCCTCCGGCCCGGCCGGTATTTATGAAACGCCAGATCATCTATTTCTTTCCGGCAGAGCCGCCAGCGCCTTTTGATAGGCATCAAAAAGCGCCTTTTCCCTGATCCCGACGTCAATGGCTATTTTCAGGTATTCGGCAGCCTTGGGATACTGCTTAAGATTCAATTTAACTTCGCCCCAATAATAATAGAGCCAGGCATCGGGATAACCGGTTCTGTTGGTCAGGGCAAAAAAACTATCGGCCATGGTCCAGTCTAACATCAGGCAGTGGGCCACCCCCATATTATACAGGGCGTCTCCGTTGCCCTGGTCCAGTGCCAGGGCCCGGCTCAGGGCTTCCCGGGCCGGCTCCGGCATCTGGCACTTTATCAGGGCTGCGCCGTAATCGTTCCAGCGCTTGGCGCTCCGGGCCTCAAGCTGCAGGGACTTTTGGAAGTAAGGCAGCGACCGCAGGTCATTGCCGTTCTGGGAAAGGGCCAGGGCGTAATTATAGATGTGGCGGGGATTCAGGCTGTCGCTATCCCTGGCCATCCGATAGGCCCGCTCCATCATTTCAGGATCACGGTGGTCCCGGTAATATATGGCCAGGTTCTCATAGCCGTAGGCCGCCGATCTTTTATCCGCAGCCAGCAGGTCGGTGTATCGGGCCAGCGATTTTTCCGCCGAAACATTGACCATGATCCAGGGCAAAAAAAGCCAGACCGAAATTACAGCCGCGGCGGCCCATCTCCGCCATTCAAGATTCAGTTTCAAAACCCGGTGAAGAATAAAAAACAACAGCGCCATGAAAGGCCAGGATAAAAGATCCCAGTCCCGGGCCGTGCCCAGTTTGGGATCAACGACGATCAGAAACAAAATCCCGCCCGCCACTGCCAGGCCCAAGAATTTTTCGGCCGGTTCCTTGAAATACCCGGCTCGGGGATTGGCCCAAAACAGCAGCCACGCGACCGGGGCGGCCAAAAGCAACTGGTTGAAAATATCCAGCCAGTGTCCCGGGCTGAAAATTCCGTAGCCCCAGAACCCGCCCCATAAGGGGAGCATTGATTTTTTGGGAAGCTCGGCCACTGAGGTGGTCACCTCCGGCCGTGAAGCCAGCAACAGGCCTATGACCAGCGCCGCTACCGGAATGGCGGAAAAGGACAGGAATTCAAGTAAAAATCTTTTTACTCTTGTTTTGACGCTGAAATAAGATTTTTTGTTCCAATAATATATCAGCGAGGAAATTAAAAAAATCCCGGAACCATGCAGGGCAACGGCGAGGCCGGCCAGGATGGCCGGAATAAAAGACGGTTTGGAATCCGATATATTTTTCCGGGCCAGAAAAAGATACCAGCCCAAAACCGCCAAAAACAGGGCATAGCTTTCTATGTATCCGTAAAATATCTGATTGAAACCGGCCCCGGCCAAAATGAAGATCAGCGGCCAGAAGACCTGCCTGTCGCCGTGATCTTTGGCATAAAAGTAATACAGGGTCAGGGCGGCGGTCCCGCCGACTGCGCTGAGAATACGGTAGGAAAGCTGGGACAGGTTCGTCTGAAAATTGAGGACAGACAAAAGGCGGTATAACATCCCGTGGGCCAGGGTGGTCAAAGGTTCGGTAAACGATAACAGCCGGCCGGCCGAAATTTCCTGGCTGCGCAAGAACCCGTCGCCCAAAAGCGGGATATTGACCCTCAGTAATATGTAGAGGACTAACCCGGCCGGCAACAAAACAATTAAAATGCTCTCCGATTTAGGAAGGCTGAATTTAAAATATTTCGGCTCCGGAATGAACTGCAACAGCGACATCATCGCCAGCCCGCTTAAAAACCAGACCATCCGAAAAATCAGAGAATAATATTTTAAAAGGCCAAATCCCCAGGTATAGCGGCCCGAAAAAAACGAAGCCACAAACCACCACAAAAGAAAGCCGCCGGAAAGAATCAAGGGGCTGATGTTCTTTTGTTTTGATAACACGGCGATAACTTAAAGTGAATGTGATTTGTGGCTGTAAATAAGAAATGGCCGGCAGGACGCCAAAGGCGGTTTGATTTAGTTTACAGGATTCCCGTGATTTTAAAATCGCATTAGATCCTGCAAATCATGTAAATCCGCTTATGCTTCAATGTCGGCCTTCTTCAAGCGCCATCCGCTTACGCTATATATAGGCTTCCTCGTGCCTGCACGCTTGCGCGCCGAAGCGCTTCAG
Coding sequences within:
- a CDS encoding DUF4388 domain-containing protein, whose translation is MGLQADLSDFTLSEIIYFLSHFKKTGVLTVKAKNSFGEVYFDKGDTVHAILGDIKGPEAVFNLCLETLGEAKYTAGVKSPEVTIKDGAGKILEEGERRRTEMAEILKTLPPLDTVLARTAQAPEESAVTIRRSDWTIMALVNGKRDIRQIVADSKLGMFEVVKTVAWLLAKNLVMDPKEMERLFKDKVNFVNLLLDEFGVKGTGVASYLEMLKASLSDLDKGGRMARHLEFGADRLNIAPGPLSDVTKEELIEIWERLSDTVHKKGLKEFGPMLGKHKYQTAQARSLK
- a CDS encoding lipoate--protein ligase family protein; the encoded protein is MIWRFINTGRAGGAFNMALDLALAGSVRNRTSEPVLRFYDWAQPTISLGYNQDAEQLDLEACRRAGVKVVRRPTGGRAVFHFNEFTYSVIALQDNPLLGGPVLNTYCTIAQALVLGLKQLGIKSELQRSQSVGASVKDSPLCFAAAGRYEITASGKKMLGSAQRRIQGVILQQGSLLLAQDQNLAPFYRQPAEANAATAGELLGRKVGFEEAAGCMLQGFKLAWAAEFFQGSITSNELQEAEKYLPQVNIL
- a CDS encoding four helix bundle protein gives rise to the protein MVDLKLRTKRYALQIINLYCKLPKSDIGKILGKQMLRSGTSVGANYREATRARSTREFCSKANISLQELDETGYWLELISESGTISAPEAQSAWDETSELTAIFVTMIKNAKAKRSRPSI
- a CDS encoding NUDIX domain-containing protein, encoding MGARETPEVKMSIQNKSNLQERAERAASLFPETARKTIVIEFAGTPKAGKTTTLSQINTFLKRCGFKVEIVVERASVCPIKDKKHVNFNIWTACTTLSQLLEKTQTPPRAEDPQILILDRGIFDSICWLRLMERLQRLRPSERKIVEDFLVIPDWRERITGVILMTASPADSMQREQGMLPVVGARGSIMNESVLQQMTIVARETAKDMQALFRVFEVSTSDEETKNKPQFTAEKVAELVLSLIEQQLQEEILHLPRTEVKGVFQSATTIDVNSARDLVAIFQSSGKYAPRQEVEADTGLVQALPVVVVRNASGQVLRLRRRERSEANPLHEKMVVWAGGHVRREDNHTGQAILKCITRELEEELRLRVTADSVTLLGAVYLEDGKSSVKHVAIVYEWRAPTDDVEVALSNAEFFERRGTSLSGKFVGLDEIVQEMNTAHNEEPWSDYIIREFLSKDAHHIQSRLF